One segment of Deltaproteobacteria bacterium DNA contains the following:
- the thiI gene encoding tRNA 4-thiouridine(8) synthase ThiI encodes MSTTFSPNDPQAIPSYRYLLGHYGELTLRGKNRHRFESRLVELLSARLRPFGDHEVRRLPGRFFIEFAVEQPWNRLSETAKKVFGLSNAYGVWRVAPSLDAVHALLPSVLQGRTFGSFAVRCRRGEKQFPYSSQQVGEIIGRAVQERTGARVDLEHPEFTLWIEVMSRHLFVGADRVEGPRGLPLGMSGTVAVFLSGGIDSPVAAWRMMRRGCETVAFHFHSAPFTTAASQEKVLDLAQRLAAWHGPLRIGLIPFAPLQQQVVLHAPAELRIILYRRLMLRIAAELAREVGATALVTGDALGQVASQTLSNLSTIEAASPLPVLRPLVGMDKEEITATARQIGTYETSIEPHQDCCNFLEPRHPATSSRLATVERAEAALDLTALVRQGVAAVEWRVVEA; translated from the coding sequence TTGTCCACAACGTTCTCCCCGAATGATCCCCAGGCTATCCCCAGCTATCGGTATCTGTTGGGGCACTATGGTGAGCTGACGTTGCGCGGAAAAAATCGTCACCGCTTCGAGAGTCGCTTGGTCGAGTTGTTGAGCGCTCGGCTGCGTCCGTTCGGTGATCACGAGGTTCGAAGGCTCCCTGGCCGCTTCTTTATTGAATTTGCCGTCGAACAACCGTGGAATCGCTTGTCAGAAACAGCAAAGAAGGTGTTCGGCCTCTCGAATGCTTATGGTGTGTGGCGCGTAGCTCCCAGCCTCGATGCGGTGCATGCACTGCTGCCGTCCGTGCTGCAGGGGCGCACATTTGGCTCTTTTGCCGTCCGTTGCCGGCGGGGCGAGAAGCAATTCCCGTATTCCTCGCAGCAAGTGGGGGAGATCATCGGGCGCGCAGTCCAGGAGCGCACCGGGGCGCGGGTCGACTTGGAACATCCGGAGTTTACACTCTGGATCGAGGTGATGAGTCGGCATCTGTTCGTCGGCGCCGATCGTGTCGAAGGGCCGCGCGGGTTGCCGCTGGGGATGAGCGGGACGGTGGCGGTGTTCCTCTCCGGCGGGATCGATTCGCCGGTGGCGGCGTGGCGGATGATGCGGCGCGGCTGCGAGACGGTCGCGTTCCATTTCCATAGCGCGCCGTTTACCACCGCCGCCTCGCAAGAAAAAGTGCTCGATTTGGCGCAACGCCTGGCCGCGTGGCATGGACCGCTGCGCATCGGTCTGATCCCGTTTGCCCCGTTGCAGCAGCAAGTCGTGCTCCATGCCCCGGCCGAATTGCGGATCATCCTCTATCGACGTTTGATGCTCCGGATCGCGGCCGAATTGGCGCGCGAGGTCGGCGCAACAGCCCTCGTCACTGGCGATGCGCTGGGCCAAGTGGCTTCGCAAACACTTTCCAATCTCAGCACGATCGAGGCCGCGTCGCCGCTGCCGGTGCTGCGCCCGTTAGTGGGGATGGACAAAGAAGAGATCACCGCCACCGCGCGCCAGATCGGGACCTACGAGACGTCGATCGAGCCGCATCAAGATTGCTGCAATTTCCTGGAACCGCGCCATCCGGCCACCAGCAGTCGCTTGGCGACCGTGGAACGCGCTGAAGCCGCGCTGGATCTCACGGCGCTGGTCCGCCAAGGCGTCGCCGCAGTCGAATGGCGGGTTGTCGAGGCGTGA
- the pyk gene encoding pyruvate kinase translates to MTTRRTKIVSTIGPASSKPEVLRRLITAGIDVARVNLSHGTHAHHRLWIRQLRQLARAAERSVAVLFDLQGPKMRVGRLKGSGPVALERGRPFCITTRTVTGDDRLVSTTYTHLPEDVKRGDTILLDDGRIQLEVAKIAQTEVHCVVTAGGLLGEHKGINLPGVALSAPALTAKDLEDARFAIEEGADYFALSFVRSAKDVRQLRQWLKRHSLETPIIAKIERAEALERLDEILTEADGVMVARGDLGVELSLARVPILQKTIIEQANRAGKLVITATQMLESMVENPVPTRAEATDIANAIFDHTDAVMLSGETAAGRYPVEAVRTMHQIIMEAEHSAYMRPPVFAEHTPLGSSVTLGVVEAAAQAARDPRVKALMVFTMSGTTVQALCKRRPNKPIYALTAHPQVVRRMALCWGVIPVLTRVGHTTDRMIEYGERILLRRGDLKKGDLVIVVAGTTRLKGATNMMKFLVI, encoded by the coding sequence ATGACCACACGTCGCACCAAAATTGTCTCCACGATCGGCCCCGCGTCGTCCAAACCGGAGGTGTTGCGTCGTTTGATTACGGCCGGCATTGACGTCGCGCGCGTGAATTTGTCGCACGGGACGCACGCGCATCATCGATTGTGGATCCGCCAACTCCGCCAGTTAGCGCGCGCGGCCGAACGCTCGGTCGCCGTCTTGTTCGACCTCCAAGGACCGAAAATGCGGGTTGGGCGCTTGAAGGGGAGCGGACCGGTCGCGTTGGAACGGGGGCGACCGTTTTGCATTACGACCCGTACCGTGACCGGAGATGACCGATTAGTTTCCACGACGTACACGCATCTCCCGGAAGACGTGAAGCGCGGCGACACGATCCTGCTCGACGACGGGCGCATTCAACTCGAAGTCGCCAAAATCGCGCAGACTGAAGTACATTGTGTCGTCACCGCAGGCGGCCTGCTTGGCGAACACAAGGGGATCAACCTCCCCGGCGTGGCGCTGAGTGCGCCGGCGTTGACCGCAAAAGATTTGGAAGACGCGCGCTTTGCGATCGAAGAGGGGGCGGATTATTTCGCACTGTCGTTTGTGCGTTCGGCCAAAGACGTACGGCAGTTGCGCCAATGGCTCAAACGCCATTCCTTGGAAACGCCGATCATTGCGAAGATCGAGCGGGCCGAGGCGTTGGAACGGCTCGACGAGATTTTGACCGAGGCCGACGGTGTCATGGTCGCGCGTGGCGATCTGGGTGTCGAACTCTCGCTCGCGCGCGTGCCGATCTTGCAGAAGACGATCATCGAACAGGCGAATCGCGCCGGGAAGTTAGTCATTACCGCCACCCAAATGTTGGAGTCGATGGTGGAAAATCCGGTCCCGACGCGGGCCGAAGCGACCGACATCGCCAATGCGATCTTTGACCATACCGACGCCGTGATGCTCTCCGGCGAAACCGCAGCCGGCCGGTATCCGGTCGAGGCGGTGCGGACGATGCATCAAATCATCATGGAGGCCGAGCATTCCGCCTATATGCGTCCGCCGGTCTTTGCCGAACACACGCCGCTCGGCTCTTCGGTGACGTTGGGCGTGGTCGAGGCCGCGGCCCAAGCGGCGCGCGATCCACGCGTGAAGGCGCTAATGGTCTTCACGATGAGTGGCACGACCGTGCAAGCACTGTGCAAACGGCGACCGAACAAGCCGATCTACGCGCTGACCGCCCACCCGCAAGTGGTGCGGCGCATGGCGCTGTGTTGGGGAGTCATTCCCGTGCTCACGCGCGTCGGCCATACCACCGACCGAATGATCGAATATGGCGAACGGATCCTGTTACGGCGTGGAGATTTAAAGAAGGGCGACTTGGTGATCGTCGTGGCCGGGACCACGCGGTTAAAGGGCGCCACGAATATGATGAAGTTTCTCGTGATCTAA
- a CDS encoding FAD-dependent oxidoreductase: MALPQAIILGGGVAGLAAAVELTERGWPVTLLEQRSFCGGRAYSFREPVTGDVIDNGQHVMMGCYRATFRYLSQIGAADGVTIEPRLTVWFAAADGVLHALDCPAWSAPWHLVAGLARLRGFGLGNLWRLRKGLRQLREYDTAAYAMLDQWSVAEWLAQLGQDARASAALWTPLTLAVMNEIPERASAAAFTRMLHEGTLHQDVPLGLAVPRRSLSALLVDPAVATIQARGAEVRCSTVVEQLVLDGTRVRSVRCRNGATLEGDVIISTLPPRELQRLLAASGVSGDPYLAPLQGWESVPICSVHLWYDRPVLPQPMVGLLEAPFHWAFDTARLRATTDYSGPRGHWCVALVSSACRDLVAASRTEVVAAADAVMQRHFPLAREAKVQHVQMTKELHATVAVTKGSAARRLPTVTPWSNLFLAGDWTQTELPATIEGAIRSGVAAAAAAMQPAQPVDLPTPMNLVYSRG; the protein is encoded by the coding sequence GTGGCTCTTCCTCAGGCGATCATTCTCGGCGGCGGCGTGGCCGGCCTCGCCGCCGCTGTCGAACTGACCGAACGCGGCTGGCCGGTCACATTGCTGGAACAACGCTCGTTTTGTGGCGGGCGCGCCTATTCCTTTCGCGAACCGGTTACCGGCGACGTGATCGACAACGGCCAACATGTGATGATGGGGTGTTACCGCGCGACGTTCCGCTATTTATCCCAAATCGGCGCTGCGGACGGCGTGACGATCGAACCACGATTGACCGTGTGGTTTGCGGCCGCGGATGGTGTGCTGCATGCGCTCGATTGTCCGGCATGGTCGGCGCCGTGGCATCTCGTCGCGGGATTGGCGCGGTTGCGCGGTTTTGGACTCGGCAATCTCTGGCGCTTGCGTAAAGGACTGCGGCAACTGCGCGAGTACGATACCGCCGCGTACGCGATGCTGGATCAATGGAGCGTCGCGGAGTGGTTGGCCCAGTTGGGACAAGATGCGCGTGCCAGCGCGGCGTTATGGACCCCATTGACGTTAGCCGTGATGAATGAAATTCCGGAACGCGCGTCGGCAGCGGCGTTTACGCGCATGTTGCATGAAGGCACGCTTCATCAAGATGTCCCGCTGGGACTCGCCGTGCCGCGCCGCAGTCTCAGTGCATTGTTGGTCGATCCGGCCGTCGCCACGATTCAGGCTCGCGGTGCGGAGGTGCGCTGCTCGACTGTCGTCGAGCAACTCGTGCTGGACGGCACGCGGGTGCGGAGTGTGCGGTGTCGCAACGGCGCGACGTTGGAAGGCGATGTGATCATCAGCACGCTGCCGCCGCGCGAGTTGCAGCGGTTGCTCGCCGCCAGTGGTGTCAGCGGCGATCCCTACTTGGCCCCGTTGCAGGGTTGGGAGTCGGTGCCGATCTGTTCCGTCCATCTGTGGTACGATCGCCCGGTGTTGCCGCAGCCGATGGTGGGCTTGCTCGAGGCCCCATTCCACTGGGCATTCGACACGGCGCGGCTCCGAGCCACGACAGATTACAGCGGTCCACGTGGGCACTGGTGTGTGGCGTTGGTGAGTAGCGCGTGCCGGGACTTGGTTGCCGCGTCGCGGACTGAAGTCGTCGCTGCGGCGGACGCGGTCATGCAACGCCACTTCCCGTTGGCGCGCGAGGCGAAAGTCCAGCATGTGCAAATGACGAAGGAACTCCACGCAACAGTCGCCGTGACAAAAGGCAGCGCGGCGCGGCGGCTCCCCACCGTCACGCCGTGGTCGAATCTGTTCCTGGCCGGCGATTGGACGCAGACGGAGCTCCCCGCGACGATCGAAGGCGCGATTCGCAGCGGAGTGGCTGCCGCTGCGGCCGCAATGCAGCCGGCCCAGCCGGTGGATCTGCCGACGCCGATGAATTTAGTGTATTCGCGCGGATGA
- a CDS encoding GIY-YIG nuclease family protein has protein sequence MALTPKTIQIFLPEGEPRGVRVAEVRNRTIQAIAMPRSKIETIAQWSEAEDCCTRIKEHNHPKDFWQTGITVTSKTRGLNKVHIKFLESHCLAACDTAGRYQLDNENRPSTASSIVFGMRSNGWTTWKDQTGRTLDALKRKL, from the coding sequence ATGGCACTTACACCGAAGACGATACAAATCTTCTTACCCGAAGGAGAACCGCGAGGGGTGCGGGTGGCTGAGGTGCGGAATCGGACGATCCAAGCCATCGCAATGCCGCGTTCCAAAATTGAGACTATTGCACAGTGGAGTGAAGCAGAAGACTGTTGCACGCGCATCAAAGAACACAACCATCCGAAGGATTTTTGGCAAACAGGGATCACAGTAACATCCAAGACTCGAGGTCTCAACAAAGTCCACATCAAGTTCTTGGAATCCCATTGTCTCGCGGCCTGCGATACAGCGGGCCGCTATCAACTCGACAACGAAAATCGCCCCAGCACAGCCTCCAGCATCGTGTTCGGCATGCGCTCGAACGGTTGGACAACATGGAAGGACCAAACCGGCCGCACGCTCGATGCATTGAAGCGGAAGCTATAG
- a CDS encoding phytoene/squalene synthase family protein yields the protein MQAAEQYCQRIVQGAGSNFAAAFRFLDRPQRRAMRALYAFCRVVDDVVDSDFDAAAKREQIAAWRDHLAPAVWAQSDHPLLVELRESVAAFDIPMQYLRDLVDGVARDIAPAPYPDWAALEQYCYGVAGTVGLSCLRIFRVPESETTRTAGLALANAFQLTNILRDVRSDGAIGRVYLPESELRACGVTAAELCAASTPAADDPRLRMLITRGGERAEAYFADAWRGFPRTEAERLRSALLMSDYYYAILQRIRAHPERVWTRRVRLTTGTKLWLFLRRSFSAAAWPASPPLSN from the coding sequence ATGCAAGCGGCGGAGCAATATTGCCAACGGATCGTGCAAGGCGCGGGGTCCAATTTTGCTGCGGCGTTTCGGTTCCTCGATCGCCCGCAACGGCGCGCGATGCGGGCACTGTACGCCTTTTGTCGCGTGGTGGATGACGTTGTCGATAGCGACTTCGACGCCGCGGCGAAACGCGAACAGATTGCCGCGTGGCGCGACCACTTGGCCCCGGCGGTGTGGGCGCAGTCGGACCATCCGCTGCTGGTGGAACTGCGCGAGAGCGTCGCGGCGTTCGATATCCCAATGCAATATCTCCGCGACTTAGTCGACGGCGTCGCGCGCGACATTGCGCCCGCGCCGTATCCCGATTGGGCGGCGTTGGAACAGTACTGTTATGGCGTGGCCGGCACGGTCGGCCTCTCGTGTCTGCGCATCTTCCGCGTGCCGGAATCCGAGACCACGCGGACGGCCGGACTCGCATTAGCCAACGCGTTTCAATTGACGAATATCCTCCGCGATGTCCGTAGCGACGGTGCGATCGGACGCGTCTATTTGCCGGAGTCGGAATTGCGGGCGTGCGGCGTCACGGCCGCGGAACTGTGTGCCGCGAGCACGCCGGCCGCGGACGATCCGCGGCTGCGCATGCTCATCACGCGCGGCGGGGAACGGGCCGAGGCGTATTTCGCGGACGCGTGGCGCGGATTTCCCCGCACCGAGGCGGAGCGGTTGCGGTCGGCGCTGCTGATGTCCGATTATTATTATGCCATCTTGCAACGGATTCGCGCCCACCCGGAGCGGGTGTGGACACGGCGCGTCCGACTGACCACAGGGACAAAATTGTGGCTCTTCCTCAGGCGATCATTCTCGGCGGCGGCGTGGCCGGCCTCGCCGCCGCTGTCGAACTGA
- a CDS encoding glycosyltransferase — protein MRLSSLLLVALVVSANLLLWIGVNKPYSTVESRYPVESISVNPYHADQSPFEGHTFTADALTADLARLAEKTKVVRLYSATRGLEQVPTLADQYRLGVIATAYLGDNPEENRREVESVIQMAGRHRNVQRVMIGNETQLHQTVPLGELRGYLQEARTRLRTPVSTAEPWDYWLNHPEMADDVDYLAVHILPYWVGVPAAEAVTYIVDHYQVVRQAFPKKKVFVAEVGWPSDGPQRGAAVASQVNQAEFVRQFVQRAAAEKMPYNLFEAFDQPWKSRLEGEVGEHWGIMDAERRDKFPLQGPVLEDPNWKYWMAMSTLLGLLSAAFFLLRRPGLRLGGRYFSVVIFQVLAAFATQLAREATDRYMSPGDIVFWGIMLSAQALLAIILITDTVEIAEVVGDARLRNRYLPHEGPLHDAPRVSIHVACYNEPPALMRATLESLAHLDYPNFEVIVVDNNTRDAAVWEPVARHCTALGPQFRFFHLPQCPGFKAGALNFARQQTDPAARIVGVIDADYVVEPGWLRATVPYFQDPAVGLVQAPQEHRGFDAHVFQRMENDEYAGFFRIGMVQRNEDNAIIQHGTMTLIDRATLDQLGGWAEWCICEDAELGLRILAAGRRAVYVNHPFGHGLVPDSYEAYAKQRFRWAYGAMRIMRRHWASLLGLRRGLSRAQRYHYIKGWLPWFGDALHLLFSLTALGWSAVLIADPLHTDFPEPIFVYPALLLVVVRIVGTLWTYAARVRIGRRRTLLALIAGGSLTHKIAKAVWQGLLGIRRPFYRTPKLAAATPLLRSLLHVREELGLTLLLGLAAYGIVRVFGTVNDQAVIWVAAITVQSFPYLAALVAAVIGSRVAGNGNGVA, from the coding sequence ATGCGTCTCTCCAGTTTGCTGCTCGTCGCGCTCGTTGTCTCGGCCAATCTACTGCTCTGGATCGGAGTCAATAAACCCTATTCCACCGTCGAGTCGCGCTATCCGGTGGAATCGATTTCCGTCAATCCGTACCATGCCGATCAAAGTCCATTCGAAGGCCACACCTTTACTGCAGACGCGTTGACGGCGGATCTGGCGCGTTTGGCGGAAAAAACGAAAGTCGTCCGTCTGTATAGCGCCACCCGCGGCTTGGAACAGGTGCCGACATTGGCCGACCAATACCGATTGGGGGTCATTGCGACGGCGTATTTGGGAGACAATCCGGAAGAAAATCGCCGCGAAGTCGAGAGCGTCATTCAGATGGCCGGACGGCATCGCAATGTCCAACGAGTGATGATCGGCAACGAGACGCAATTGCATCAGACCGTGCCGTTGGGCGAGTTGCGCGGCTATTTGCAAGAGGCGCGGACGCGGCTGCGGACACCGGTTTCCACGGCGGAACCGTGGGATTATTGGCTGAATCATCCGGAGATGGCTGACGACGTCGATTACTTGGCGGTCCACATCCTGCCGTATTGGGTCGGGGTGCCGGCCGCGGAGGCGGTCACGTATATCGTCGATCACTATCAGGTGGTGCGGCAGGCCTTTCCGAAGAAAAAGGTGTTCGTGGCCGAAGTCGGCTGGCCGAGCGACGGCCCGCAGCGTGGCGCTGCGGTCGCGAGCCAAGTGAACCAAGCGGAATTCGTGCGCCAATTCGTGCAACGCGCGGCGGCCGAGAAGATGCCGTACAATTTATTCGAGGCGTTCGATCAGCCGTGGAAGAGCCGGCTGGAAGGCGAGGTCGGCGAACATTGGGGAATCATGGATGCGGAGCGACGCGACAAATTCCCGCTCCAAGGGCCGGTGCTGGAAGATCCGAACTGGAAATATTGGATGGCGATGTCGACATTGCTCGGGTTGCTGTCCGCCGCGTTTTTTCTGTTGCGTCGTCCGGGATTGCGCTTGGGCGGGCGATATTTTTCAGTCGTGATTTTTCAAGTCTTGGCCGCCTTCGCGACCCAACTCGCCCGCGAGGCGACCGACCGCTATATGTCGCCGGGCGACATCGTTTTTTGGGGCATCATGTTGAGCGCGCAGGCGTTGCTGGCCATCATCTTGATTACCGACACCGTAGAGATTGCCGAAGTGGTCGGCGATGCACGCTTGCGCAATCGCTATCTCCCGCATGAAGGACCTCTGCACGATGCGCCGCGCGTGTCGATTCATGTCGCTTGTTACAACGAACCGCCCGCGCTGATGCGTGCGACGCTCGAGAGTTTGGCGCACCTCGACTACCCGAATTTCGAAGTGATCGTGGTCGACAACAATACGCGCGATGCGGCCGTTTGGGAACCGGTGGCGCGGCACTGCACCGCGTTGGGTCCGCAGTTTCGGTTCTTTCATCTGCCGCAATGCCCCGGCTTCAAGGCCGGCGCGCTGAACTTCGCGCGGCAGCAGACCGACCCGGCCGCGCGGATCGTCGGCGTGATCGACGCCGATTACGTCGTCGAGCCCGGGTGGTTGCGCGCCACAGTTCCGTATTTTCAAGATCCGGCGGTCGGTTTGGTCCAGGCGCCGCAGGAGCATCGCGGCTTCGACGCCCATGTCTTCCAACGAATGGAAAACGACGAGTACGCGGGCTTCTTTCGGATCGGGATGGTGCAGCGGAATGAAGATAACGCGATCATCCAGCACGGCACGATGACGCTGATCGATCGCGCGACGCTGGACCAGCTCGGCGGCTGGGCGGAGTGGTGCATTTGCGAAGACGCGGAGTTGGGGCTCCGCATCTTGGCCGCGGGGCGTCGGGCCGTGTACGTGAATCATCCGTTCGGTCACGGCTTGGTGCCGGATTCCTACGAGGCCTATGCCAAACAGCGGTTCCGCTGGGCCTATGGTGCGATGCGGATCATGCGGCGGCATTGGGCGTCTTTGCTGGGGTTGCGGCGGGGCTTAAGCCGCGCCCAGCGCTATCATTATATTAAGGGTTGGTTGCCGTGGTTCGGCGATGCGCTGCATCTGCTGTTTTCCCTCACCGCGTTGGGCTGGAGCGCCGTCTTGATCGCGGATCCGCTGCATACCGATTTCCCGGAACCGATTTTCGTCTATCCGGCGCTGTTGCTGGTCGTTGTCCGGATCGTCGGCACGCTGTGGACCTATGCCGCGCGGGTGCGGATCGGGCGGCGGCGCACGCTGCTCGCGTTGATCGCCGGCGGTTCACTGACGCACAAGATCGCGAAGGCGGTCTGGCAGGGACTACTGGGGATCCGTCGTCCGTTTTATCGCACTCCGAAACTGGCGGCGGCTACGCCACTGCTGCGCAGTCTGCTGCACGTGCGCGAGGAGCTGGGATTGACACTGCTCCTCGGTCTTGCGGCGTACGGGATCGTGCGCGTCTTCGGCACGGTGAACGATCAAGCGGTGATTTGGGTCGCGGCGATCACTGTGCAATCCTTTCCCTATTTGGCCGCGTTGGTCGCCGCCGTGATCGGGAGTCGTGTGGCAGGGAATGGAAACGGCGTGGCGTAG
- the hpnC gene encoding squalene synthase HpnC produces the protein MTYGHYENFPVASWLVPKRLRQHVCNIYAFARTADDFADEPLFAGERMERLATWRQWLLACAARAHGLPLPEMVAQRSPTESELRIFTALESTFRECQLPVQLCDDLLTAYMIDVKKSRYATFGEVMHYCRHSANPVGRLILHLFGYGNESWMRLSDQICTALQLANFWQDVAIDLQKDRIYLPQDEMRQYGVTDADLAAHRDSPAVRALIRFQVERTRQLFTAGRDLCTLAPHPRLRWELKLTWLGGMRILERIEQQGCNPFRRPQLRATDWARLAWRAWRW, from the coding sequence ATTACGTACGGGCATTATGAAAATTTCCCGGTCGCGTCGTGGCTCGTGCCGAAGCGCTTGCGGCAGCATGTGTGTAACATTTACGCGTTTGCCCGCACCGCCGACGATTTCGCCGACGAGCCGCTGTTTGCCGGCGAGCGGATGGAACGCTTGGCGACGTGGCGCCAGTGGCTGCTGGCGTGTGCCGCGCGCGCGCATGGGTTGCCGCTGCCGGAGATGGTGGCGCAACGGTCTCCCACCGAGTCCGAACTGCGGATCTTTACTGCGTTGGAGTCTACGTTCCGAGAATGCCAATTGCCGGTGCAACTCTGCGACGACTTGCTGACGGCGTACATGATCGACGTAAAGAAATCGCGCTACGCCACGTTCGGCGAAGTGATGCACTATTGTCGCCACTCCGCCAATCCGGTCGGGCGCTTGATTCTGCACCTGTTCGGTTATGGAAACGAATCATGGATGCGGCTCTCCGATCAGATCTGTACCGCGCTGCAATTGGCGAATTTTTGGCAAGACGTGGCGATCGACTTGCAAAAAGATCGTATCTATCTGCCGCAGGACGAGATGCGGCAATACGGTGTGACCGACGCGGATCTGGCGGCGCATCGCGATTCGCCGGCCGTGCGCGCATTGATCCGCTTCCAAGTCGAACGCACGCGCCAACTCTTCACGGCCGGCCGGGACTTGTGCACGTTGGCGCCGCACCCACGGCTGCGTTGGGAGCTGAAACTCACGTGGCTCGGCGGGATGCGGATCCTGGAGCGGATCGAACAGCAGGGATGCAATCCCTTCCGTCGGCCGCAATTGCGCGCCACCGATTGGGCCCGCCTCGCGTGGCGCGCATGGCGGTGGTAG